DNA from Mycolicibacterium alvei:
TCACGAGTAGTAATTGAGACCACCGGACTGTACCTGATAAAAACCGGGCCATGGACCTCATCGGGTGGATTGTGCCATCAACCGTTAACAACGGCAGGCAACCCAGCAAACTTTCGCCGCGACCTGCAGAAACCGTTGATCCTGAGTTACTTTCGCGCCCTCGCCGCTACTGGGCGTTGACGGGTGATCCGAAGCGCTCCCGAAGTTCGGTCTTGAGCACCTTCCCCGAGGGGTTACGGGGTAGCGCATCAACGATTTCGAGCACCTTCGGATGCTTGTAGCGCGCCAGGCGTTCGCTGAGGAACCCGTCGAGGTCTCCGAGATTCAGGGCGTCGCCTCTGGTGATTGCCACGACGGCGACGGGGATCTCGCCCCATTTGTCGTCGTGCCGACCGATCACCGCGACCTCGGTGATGACGGGGTGCCCCGCAAGCACGTTCTCCACCTCGGCGCAGTAGATGTTCTCGCCACCGGAGATGATCATGTCCTTCTTGCGGTCGACGACCCAGATGTAGCCTTCCTCGTCCTGACGCACGAGATCCCCTGAGTGGAACCAACCGCCGGCGAACGCCTCGGCGGTGGCCGTGGGGTTGTTCCAGTAGCCCGCCATCAATGTCGGGGCGCGGTAGACGATTTCGCCGACCTCGCCGACAGGGACGTCGTCCATGTTCTCGTCCACGACGCGGGCCGAGACGGTGGGAATGACCTGCCCGACCGAACCGAGCTTGCGAATTGCGTCGTCCGCCAACAACATACAGGTGACCGGGGACATCTCGGTCTGGCCGAACGCCGCGAGGATCTGACTGCCCGGGAAGGTCTCGGCCATCGCCCGCAGCAACGTGTCCGACGCCGGCGCGGCGCCCCACGACAGCGCCCGCAGGCACAGGTCGCGCGGATTGGCCTTCTGCTCAGCACAGACCGCCTGCCACTGTGCGGGGACCAGGAAGATCGCGGTGACCTTCTCGGCCGCCAGCACGTCCAGCAACGCACCCGGGTCGAAGGCGCCGAGCGGATAGATGACCGTCGGCAGGCCGAGAGTCAGACCGGTGTTCACGTTTCCGGCGACACCGGCGATGTGAAACAGCGGGACGCCGATGAAGCCGACGTCGTTGTTGATGTCGACGCCGGTGGTGAACAGGTTGGTCATGCTCTGCCCGACCAGGTTGTCGTTGGTCAGCACCGCACCTTTTGGCCGGCCCGTCGTGCCGGAGGTGTACATGATCAGCGCGGGGGCGTCGCCGGGGACGTCGACCGGGTCGGCCGGGGGCCCGTCTTCGGCGATCAGATCCTCGTAGCCGAGAACTTCACCGTCGCCGACGGCCTCGGTGCTCTCCTGGGCCACGATGACCGTCGACAGCGTCGCATCCAGTTCACGTACCGCCGTGGCGACCCCGGCGAGCACGGGCTCGGTGACGATGACCCGGGCCTCGCAGTCGCTGACCAGGAAGGCCACCTCGGGCGGCGTCATCCGGAAGTTCACCGGCACCGCGATGGCGCCGAGCCTGTTGGCCGCCAGCATCGCCTCGATGAACTCGGGCCGGTTCAGCATCAGGATCAGCACGCGGTCGCCGAAACCGACCCCGCGGCGGCTCAGGGCTCCGGCCAGCTTGGTCACCCGGTGGTCGAGTTCACCCCACGTGGTGGTGTGCCCCAGGAACCGCAGGGCGGTCTTGTCGGGCTGCATGAGGGCATGCCGGGTCAGTTGGTTGGCCCAGTTCTGACGGCGGGCCAGATATGGCTGCTCGGTGGGGAACGGCTCGGCAGTCAACGGATCGGTACTCCATCGGTATCGAGTTGCACGAATTTTATATTTGATCAAACATAGTGTTGCCCCGGCCACACTATGGCCTCGGCGCCTCGGCGACAAGCCCACCGGAAAGGCGACCGGATTCTCGTGAATGCACCTGCCAGAGCGGCCGTGCAACGTCGTCGCGGAGGACGGCGCGAACAACTCTCCGACGAGGTCGCCGTCCAGTTGCGGGCCGAGATCATGACCGGCGTCCTGCGACCGGGGACGTTCATCCGCCTCGACGAGACCGCCGCGGCACTCGGGGTCAGCATCACCCCGGTGCGGGAGGCCCTGCGCACGCTGCGCGGGGAGGGCATGGTGCAGTTGGAGCCCAACCGCGGCCACGTCGTCGTGCCCCTGACCCGCGCCGACATCGAGGACATCTTCTGGCTGCAGGCCACCATCGCGCGTGAGCTCGCCGCCACCGTCACGACCCGCATCACCGGAGCCCAGATCGACGAGCTGCAGCAGCTCAACACCGAACTCGCGGCAGCCGTCGACGGTCGGGATCCCGGGGCGATCTCGTCGGCCGAATTCGCCTTTCACCGCGCCTTCAACCACGCCAGCGGCCGGATCAAGCTGGCCTGGTTCCTACTGCACGTCGCGCGGTACCTCCCGGCCCTGATCTATTCGACGGATCCGGAGTGGGGCACCGAAGCCGTCGAGAATCACCGCCTGCTGATCGACGCGCTGCGCCGACGGGACGCGGCGGCCGCGGTCGAGCTCAATGCGAATCAGTTCACCGACGCCGCCCGGCGCCTCATCGCACGGCTCGAAGACATCGGGATGTGGGACTGAGGCGCCGGCATTCGGCGTGTCCCGCGGTGGCGTGTCGGCGCGGGGAATGGGATGTTCGACCTGCCCACCTATCAGCGACAATCCAGCGACAATCGCCACATCTATCACCCCGGCAACTTCTGTCACGGATTCTTCGTTTACTCCCATCACTGCAACCCCATTTGCCTCGTACGCAACGGATTTCAGGCTGCCCACCTATGA
Protein-coding regions in this window:
- the fadD5 gene encoding fatty-acid--CoA ligase FadD5 — its product is MTAEPFPTEQPYLARRQNWANQLTRHALMQPDKTALRFLGHTTTWGELDHRVTKLAGALSRRGVGFGDRVLILMLNRPEFIEAMLAANRLGAIAVPVNFRMTPPEVAFLVSDCEARVIVTEPVLAGVATAVRELDATLSTVIVAQESTEAVGDGEVLGYEDLIAEDGPPADPVDVPGDAPALIMYTSGTTGRPKGAVLTNDNLVGQSMTNLFTTGVDINNDVGFIGVPLFHIAGVAGNVNTGLTLGLPTVIYPLGAFDPGALLDVLAAEKVTAIFLVPAQWQAVCAEQKANPRDLCLRALSWGAAPASDTLLRAMAETFPGSQILAAFGQTEMSPVTCMLLADDAIRKLGSVGQVIPTVSARVVDENMDDVPVGEVGEIVYRAPTLMAGYWNNPTATAEAFAGGWFHSGDLVRQDEEGYIWVVDRKKDMIISGGENIYCAEVENVLAGHPVITEVAVIGRHDDKWGEIPVAVVAITRGDALNLGDLDGFLSERLARYKHPKVLEIVDALPRNPSGKVLKTELRERFGSPVNAQ
- a CDS encoding GntR family transcriptional regulator, with product MNAPARAAVQRRRGGRREQLSDEVAVQLRAEIMTGVLRPGTFIRLDETAAALGVSITPVREALRTLRGEGMVQLEPNRGHVVVPLTRADIEDIFWLQATIARELAATVTTRITGAQIDELQQLNTELAAAVDGRDPGAISSAEFAFHRAFNHASGRIKLAWFLLHVARYLPALIYSTDPEWGTEAVENHRLLIDALRRRDAAAAVELNANQFTDAARRLIARLEDIGMWD